In Halovulum dunhuangense, one genomic interval encodes:
- a CDS encoding Hsp20 family protein: protein MTKANFAAHPYLLGFEQLERLMERTAKSGNEGYPPYNIESRGEGAYRITLAVAGFREQDLSITLENAQLVIRGRQEDDTEGRVFLHRGIAARQFQRSFVLADGVEVSGALLENGLLHIDLQRQQPETVVQTIRIRKG, encoded by the coding sequence ATGACCAAGGCAAATTTCGCCGCCCATCCCTATCTTCTGGGCTTCGAGCAGCTCGAACGACTGATGGAGCGGACCGCCAAGAGCGGGAACGAGGGCTATCCGCCCTACAATATCGAAAGCCGGGGCGAAGGCGCCTACCGCATCACGCTGGCCGTGGCGGGCTTTCGGGAACAGGATCTTTCGATTACGCTTGAGAACGCTCAACTCGTGATCCGCGGCCGGCAGGAAGATGACACCGAGGGGCGCGTCTTCCTTCACCGGGGCATCGCCGCCCGCCAGTTCCAGCGCAGCTTCGTGCTGGCCGACGGCGTCGAGGTGTCGGGCGCGCTTCTGGAGAACGGGCTACTCCATATCGATCTGCAACGTCAGCAGCCCGAAACCGTGGTGCAGACCATCAGGATCAGAAAGGGATGA
- a CDS encoding DUF1150 family protein, whose translation MGNHPFFKPGEESQIVYVRKVERDALPPEIKDQTRGMDEIYTISDTEGHMLALIDDRQKAFVVARMHEKHPVSVH comes from the coding sequence ATGGGAAATCATCCGTTCTTCAAGCCGGGCGAAGAAAGCCAGATCGTCTATGTCCGCAAGGTGGAACGCGACGCGCTGCCGCCCGAGATCAAGGACCAGACCAGGGGCATGGACGAGATCTACACCATCTCGGACACCGAAGGGCACATGCTGGCGTTGATCGACGACCGCCAGAAGGCCTTTGTCGTGGCGCGGATGCACGAGAAGCATCCGGTCAGCGTGCACTGA
- a CDS encoding 3-phosphoshikimate 1-carboxyvinyltransferase — protein MTDLSDILARGAVTITPVDGPIRGNAAPPGSKSITNRALLLAALAEGTSHITGALKSLDTTLMARALRQMGVDVTEPDATTFVVKSLGRLTAPSEPLMLGNAGTAMRFLTAAVTLCEGKVVVDGDAHMRKRPIGPLVAALRSVGITATDTDGCPPVTVTGAGRFGAGRVEIDGGLSSQYVSALLMAAACADGPVEVALTGPEIGARGYVDLTLAAMRRFGADVEQTGAQAWRVAPTGYRAAEFAVEPDASAATYLWAAAALTGGAIDLGTPASAFTQPDAAAAAVIASFPHLPAEIEGSQMQDAIPTIAVLAAFNENPVRFTGIANLRVKECDRIRALATELNRIRPGLAEEQGDDLLVHSDPTLAGQRLPARIETYSDHRIAMSFALAGLRIEGITILDPACTGKTWPEYWQVLDGLGVRLS, from the coding sequence ATGACGGATCTGAGCGATATCCTGGCGCGCGGCGCCGTGACCATCACCCCTGTTGACGGGCCGATCCGCGGCAATGCCGCGCCGCCGGGATCGAAGTCGATCACCAACCGCGCCCTTCTGCTCGCTGCCCTGGCCGAGGGCACGAGCCACATCACCGGGGCGCTGAAAAGCCTCGACACCACGCTGATGGCGCGTGCGCTGCGCCAGATGGGCGTGGACGTGACCGAGCCGGACGCCACCACCTTCGTGGTCAAGTCGCTGGGCCGCCTCACCGCGCCGTCCGAGCCGCTGATGCTTGGCAATGCCGGCACCGCGATGCGCTTCCTGACCGCCGCCGTGACATTGTGCGAGGGGAAGGTGGTCGTCGATGGCGATGCACACATGCGCAAGCGCCCCATCGGCCCGCTGGTCGCGGCGCTTCGCAGCGTGGGGATCACGGCGACCGATACCGACGGCTGCCCGCCCGTGACCGTCACCGGTGCCGGCCGCTTCGGCGCCGGCCGGGTTGAGATCGATGGCGGCCTGTCCAGCCAGTATGTCTCGGCCTTGCTGATGGCCGCCGCCTGCGCCGATGGCCCGGTGGAAGTGGCGCTGACCGGGCCCGAAATCGGCGCCCGCGGCTATGTGGACCTGACCCTGGCCGCGATGCGTCGCTTCGGGGCCGATGTCGAACAGACCGGGGCGCAGGCCTGGCGCGTGGCGCCCACCGGCTACCGCGCGGCGGAATTTGCGGTGGAACCGGATGCCTCGGCCGCGACCTATCTCTGGGCCGCGGCCGCGCTGACCGGGGGGGCGATCGACCTCGGCACCCCGGCCTCTGCCTTTACCCAGCCCGACGCCGCCGCCGCCGCGGTGATCGCCAGTTTCCCGCATCTGCCCGCCGAGATCGAGGGCAGCCAGATGCAGGACGCGATCCCCACCATCGCCGTGCTCGCCGCGTTCAACGAAAATCCGGTGCGCTTCACCGGCATCGCCAACCTGCGCGTGAAGGAATGCGACCGCATCCGCGCGCTGGCCACGGAACTGAACCGCATCCGTCCGGGCCTGGCCGAGGAACAGGGCGACGACCTGCTGGTTCATTCCGACCCGACGCTGGCCGGCCAGCGCCTGCCCGCCCGGATCGAGACCTATTCCGACCACCGCATCGCCATGAGTTTCGCGCTGGCCGGGCTCAGGATCGAGGGCATCACCATCCTCGACCCCGCCTGCACCGGAAAGACCTGGCCTGAATACTGGCAGGTGCTGGACGGCCTTGGCGTCCGCCTGAGCTGA
- a CDS encoding circularly permuted type 2 ATP-grasp protein: MFENGAPRAPYAALAKWLEAQTPEEIARKRLEAETIFRRIGITFAVYGDESASERLIPFDMVPRIFNAREWARLERGVKQRARALNAFLWDVYHRREILRAGRIPADLVLRNDAYEPAVAGISPARNVYSHVVGVDLVRTGPDEFFVLEDNCRTPSGVSYMLENREIMMRLFPELFRQNRIAPVDDYPGALRRTLASVAPPGCDGEPVIAVLTPGSFNSAYYEHSFLADQMGAELVEGQDLFVEGNSVFMRTTAGPRRVDVIYRRIDDAFLDPLCFRPDSLLGVPGLMNVYRSGGVQICSAPGAGVADDKAIYTYVPDMIRFYLGEEPILHNVPTWRCAEPDALAYVLDHLGELVVKEVHGSGGYGMLVGPAATRDEIEAYACRIRNNPGEFIAQPTLALSTTPTFVDSGLAPRHVDLRPYCLVGETVHLTPGGLTRVALREGSLVVNSSQGGGVKDTWVMAE; this comes from the coding sequence ATGTTCGAGAACGGGGCGCCGCGCGCGCCCTATGCCGCGCTTGCCAAATGGCTCGAGGCGCAGACCCCCGAGGAAATCGCCCGCAAGCGGCTGGAGGCAGAGACCATCTTCCGCCGCATCGGCATCACCTTTGCCGTCTATGGCGACGAAAGCGCGTCCGAGCGGCTGATCCCCTTCGACATGGTGCCCCGCATCTTCAACGCGCGCGAATGGGCGCGGCTTGAGCGCGGGGTGAAGCAGCGGGCGCGGGCGCTGAACGCGTTCCTGTGGGACGTCTACCACCGGCGCGAGATCCTGCGCGCGGGCCGCATCCCCGCCGACCTGGTGCTGCGCAACGACGCCTACGAGCCCGCGGTCGCCGGCATATCGCCCGCGCGCAACGTCTATTCCCACGTCGTCGGCGTGGACCTGGTGCGCACCGGCCCTGACGAGTTCTTCGTCCTCGAAGACAACTGCCGCACGCCTTCGGGTGTCAGCTACATGCTGGAAAACCGCGAGATCATGATGCGGCTGTTCCCCGAACTGTTCCGCCAGAACCGCATCGCGCCGGTGGACGACTATCCGGGCGCGCTTCGCCGCACGCTGGCCTCTGTCGCGCCCCCCGGTTGCGACGGCGAGCCGGTGATCGCCGTTCTGACCCCCGGCAGCTTCAACTCGGCCTATTACGAACACTCCTTCCTTGCAGACCAGATGGGCGCGGAACTGGTCGAGGGGCAGGACCTGTTCGTCGAGGGCAACTCCGTCTTCATGCGCACGACCGCGGGGCCGCGGCGGGTCGACGTGATCTACCGCCGGATCGACGATGCCTTCCTCGATCCTCTGTGCTTTCGCCCCGACAGCCTGCTGGGAGTGCCGGGGCTGATGAACGTCTATCGTTCGGGTGGCGTGCAGATCTGTTCGGCCCCCGGCGCGGGTGTGGCAGATGACAAGGCCATCTACACCTATGTCCCCGACATGATCCGCTTCTACCTGGGAGAGGAGCCGATCCTGCACAACGTGCCGACATGGCGCTGCGCAGAACCCGACGCGCTGGCCTATGTGCTTGACCACCTCGGCGAACTGGTGGTCAAGGAGGTGCATGGCTCTGGCGGTTACGGGATGCTGGTCGGCCCCGCCGCGACCCGCGACGAGATCGAGGCCTATGCCTGCCGCATCAGGAACAATCCCGGCGAATTCATCGCCCAGCCGACGCTGGCGCTGTCCACGACGCCAACCTTCGTGGATAGCGGCCTTGCGCCGCGGCATGTGGACCTGCGCCCCTACTGCCTTGTGGGTGAAACGGTGCACCTGACCCCCGGCGGCCTGACCCGCGTGGCCCTGCGCGAGGGGTCGCTGGTGGTGAACTCGTCGCAGGGCGGCGGGGTCAAGGACACCTGGGTGATGGCGGAGTGA
- a CDS encoding alpha-E domain-containing protein: MLSRTAENLYWTARHMERADTTARLLEMGYRMQLIPSAEGGHASEWGSILAASGGSADFAARYGEPAERNVVSFLVFDPANPSSIRSSLTAARNNARAVRTALTTEVWEALNQAYLQFGELERTPRSELSLPQICDWTKRAAGLVRGAFVNTQLENEGFRFFNLGYAVERADNTARLLDVKYYVLLPTIDMVGGGVDNYQWTTLLRALSAHRAYHWAYGGDYAPRTIAHFLILNRSCPRSLVHCVNATESHLTALAQLHGQRSAATSAAAALLEELAEAQISDIIEEGLHDFLSRFIASNAALSGAIADSYLFGKV, encoded by the coding sequence ATGTTGAGCCGGACCGCCGAGAACCTTTACTGGACCGCCCGCCACATGGAGCGGGCCGACACAACTGCCCGCCTGCTGGAAATGGGCTACCGGATGCAGCTGATCCCGAGCGCGGAGGGCGGACATGCCAGCGAGTGGGGCTCGATCCTGGCGGCGTCTGGCGGCAGCGCCGATTTCGCCGCCCGCTACGGGGAACCGGCCGAACGCAACGTGGTCAGCTTCCTCGTCTTCGACCCGGCGAACCCGTCCTCGATCCGCAGCAGCCTGACCGCCGCCCGCAACAACGCCCGTGCGGTGCGCACAGCCCTGACCACCGAGGTGTGGGAGGCGCTGAACCAGGCCTATCTCCAGTTCGGAGAGCTTGAGCGCACGCCAAGATCCGAGCTGAGCCTTCCGCAGATCTGCGACTGGACCAAGCGCGCCGCCGGGCTGGTGCGGGGCGCTTTCGTGAACACCCAGCTCGAGAACGAGGGCTTCCGCTTCTTCAACCTGGGCTACGCTGTCGAGCGGGCCGACAACACGGCGCGGCTTCTGGACGTGAAGTACTACGTCCTTCTGCCCACGATCGACATGGTGGGCGGCGGCGTGGACAACTACCAGTGGACGACGCTGCTGCGCGCGCTTTCGGCGCATCGGGCCTATCACTGGGCTTATGGCGGCGACTACGCGCCGCGCACCATCGCGCATTTCCTGATCCTGAACCGCAGCTGCCCGCGTTCGCTGGTTCATTGCGTGAACGCGACCGAGTCGCATCTGACGGCGCTGGCGCAGCTCCATGGCCAGCGCTCGGCTGCCACCAGCGCCGCCGCTGCGCTGCTGGAAGAGCTGGCCGAGGCGCAGATCTCCGACATCATCGAGGAAGGGCTGCACGATTTCCTGTCCCGCTTCATCGCGTCTAACGCGGCGCTCAGCGGGGCGATCGCCGACAGCTACCTGTTCGGAAAGGTGTGA
- a CDS encoding transglutaminase family protein → MRISVRHETTYRFDPPRARVIQSHRLTPSAHAGQKPLSWEVRVDGALFGSGFTDGAGDLVRTMTLDGPVSEMLIEVTGEVDTTDTVGVLRGHREIVSPRVYLRRTRMTAPGVALTALSDRLGAPATALQHAHDMAGLVAESVIYTPGATDQGMTASEVLELGHGVCQDHAQVLIALARMRETPARYVHGYLFADADGSAHEASHAWAELWVEDLGWVGFDPANRCCPDDRYIRVGSGLDALDAAPIRGISLGGGTETMDIAVSVAASQQ, encoded by the coding sequence ATGCGGATCAGCGTTCGGCACGAGACGACCTACCGCTTCGATCCGCCCCGCGCGCGGGTGATCCAGAGCCATCGGCTGACGCCCTCGGCCCATGCCGGCCAGAAGCCGCTGTCCTGGGAGGTCCGCGTCGATGGCGCGCTCTTCGGCTCGGGCTTCACCGACGGGGCGGGGGATCTGGTGAGGACCATGACGCTTGACGGTCCGGTGTCGGAAATGCTGATCGAAGTCACCGGAGAGGTCGACACCACCGACACCGTGGGCGTACTGCGCGGGCACCGCGAGATCGTCTCGCCGCGGGTGTATCTGCGCCGCACGCGGATGACCGCGCCCGGCGTGGCGCTGACGGCGCTCTCGGACCGGCTTGGCGCGCCCGCGACGGCGCTGCAACATGCGCATGACATGGCGGGCCTTGTGGCCGAAAGCGTCATCTATACCCCGGGGGCCACCGACCAGGGGATGACCGCCTCCGAGGTGCTGGAACTGGGCCACGGCGTCTGCCAGGACCATGCGCAGGTGCTGATCGCCCTCGCACGGATGCGCGAAACGCCCGCGCGCTATGTACATGGCTACCTGTTCGCCGATGCCGACGGAAGCGCGCACGAGGCCAGCCACGCCTGGGCCGAGCTTTGGGTCGAGGATCTGGGCTGGGTCGGCTTCGATCCCGCCAACCGCTGTTGCCCGGACGACCGCTACATCCGCGTGGGCTCGGGGCTTGACGCGCTTGACGCCGCGCCGATCCGTGGCATCTCGCTTGGCGGCGGCACCGAAACGATGGATATTGCCGTCAGCGTCGCGGCGTCCCAGCAGTAA
- a CDS encoding proteasome-type protease: MTYCVGLLLDEGMVFLSDTRTNAGVDNISTYRKLYTFEEPGERVIVIQTAGSLSVTQTVLAKLREAIEDPDATPDTSILQAPTMLRVAEIVGEMLSRVTAEIGARVNRVAQAATASMIVGGQRRGGAQRLFLIYPEGNFIEATEDTPYLQIGEHKYGKPILDRVVRPDTSLADARKAVLLSMDSTLRSNLSVGMPLDLAITRADACRIEELTRVEANDPDFLAMSEAWSNALRESFKSVPVAGQSR, translated from the coding sequence ATGACCTATTGCGTGGGCCTTCTGCTGGACGAAGGCATGGTATTTCTGAGCGACACGAGAACCAATGCCGGGGTGGACAACATCTCCACCTATCGCAAGCTCTATACCTTCGAGGAACCGGGCGAGCGGGTCATCGTGATCCAGACGGCCGGCTCGCTGTCGGTCACGCAGACCGTGCTGGCAAAGCTGCGCGAGGCGATCGAGGATCCCGATGCGACGCCCGACACCTCCATCCTCCAGGCGCCGACCATGCTGCGCGTGGCCGAGATCGTGGGCGAGATGCTGTCGCGGGTCACCGCCGAGATCGGCGCCAGGGTGAATCGCGTGGCCCAGGCCGCCACCGCCTCGATGATCGTGGGCGGCCAGCGGCGCGGTGGCGCGCAACGGCTGTTCCTGATCTACCCGGAGGGCAATTTCATCGAGGCGACGGAAGACACGCCCTATCTCCAGATCGGCGAGCACAAATACGGCAAGCCGATCCTCGACCGGGTGGTGCGGCCCGACACCTCGCTGGCCGATGCGCGCAAGGCGGTGCTGCTTTCGATGGATTCGACCCTGCGCTCGAACCTGTCGGTGGGCATGCCGCTCGATCTGGCGATCACCCGCGCGGATGCCTGCCGTATCGAGGAGTTGACCCGGGTCGAGGCGAACGATCCCGACTTCCTTGCCATGTCGGAGGCATGGTCGAACGCCCTGCGCGAAAGCTTCAAGTCGGTGCCGGTCGCGGGCCAGTCGCGCTGA
- a CDS encoding FAS1-like dehydratase domain-containing protein — MSTLDEAHLKSWIGRSETTRDLITARPARLMQATLDLPVTLETGGALPPLWHWIYFPTEAPTAALGEDGHPEKGGFLPPVPLPRRMWAGGRFRFQRPLRLGEVAERRSTIESVAVKQGGSGQLCFVTVRHQVSGDGTPAFEEEHDIVYREAPAPGAPAPKAPPLPGIAPQVSRTITPSMPLLFRYSALTFNGHRIHYDLDYCRDVEGYPGCIVHGPLIATLLMGLASEMAGPRGVTAFSFRATAPLFHDAPFHIHGAETADGLMIWAERPDGGQAMRAEAVTG; from the coding sequence ATGAGCACGCTGGACGAGGCGCATCTGAAATCCTGGATCGGCCGCAGCGAAACGACGCGCGACCTGATCACCGCACGGCCCGCGCGGCTGATGCAGGCGACGCTCGACCTGCCCGTGACACTTGAGACGGGCGGCGCGCTGCCGCCGCTGTGGCACTGGATCTATTTCCCGACCGAGGCGCCGACCGCCGCGCTGGGCGAGGATGGCCACCCGGAAAAGGGCGGCTTCCTGCCCCCCGTGCCGCTGCCGCGCCGGATGTGGGCCGGCGGGCGTTTCCGCTTCCAGCGCCCGCTTCGTCTGGGAGAGGTGGCCGAGCGGCGCTCGACCATCGAAAGCGTCGCGGTCAAGCAGGGCGGGTCGGGGCAGTTGTGCTTCGTGACGGTCCGTCACCAGGTCAGCGGCGACGGCACCCCCGCCTTCGAGGAGGAGCACGACATCGTCTACCGCGAGGCGCCCGCGCCCGGCGCGCCCGCGCCAAAGGCGCCGCCGCTGCCCGGGATCGCGCCGCAGGTCAGCCGCACGATCACGCCGTCCATGCCGCTGTTGTTCCGCTACTCGGCGCTCACCTTCAACGGGCACCGGATCCATTACGACCTGGACTATTGCCGCGATGTCGAGGGCTATCCGGGCTGCATCGTGCATGGTCCGCTGATCGCCACGCTGCTGATGGGATTGGCGAGCGAGATGGCCGGCCCGCGTGGCGTCACCGCCTTTTCGTTCCGGGCGACGGCGCCGCTGTTCCACGATGCCCCCTTCCATATCCACGGGGCGGAAACGGCCGATGGGCTGATGATCTGGGCAGAACGGCCCGATGGCGGGCAGGCGATGCGGGCCGAGGCGGTGACGGGCTGA
- a CDS encoding CaiB/BaiF CoA transferase family protein, with the protein MSGALDGILVIALEQAVAAPYCTAELAAAGARVIKIERAEGDFARGYDRAAKGDSSYFVWLNQGKESIALDIKQEGDLALLNRMLDRADVFVQNLAPGAADRAGLSPEALQARNPGLTCVSISGYGSGPGVDGLKAYDLLVQAESGLSAITGGPQEMGRVGVSICDIGAGMTAHAQVLEALIARGRTGKGRTIEVTLFDVAANWMAVPLIHTEYGSGAPTRQGLRHPSIAPYGAYQSSDGALTLISIQNEREWLRLTQEALDLPELASDPRFKGNAARVENRDALEAALSARIGQIKAEELRARLAAASIAYGAVNTPEDVTRHPALRRRDLTTSGGAVVSGPARAVRGVEGTRPGPAPAIDAQGAAIRKEFAA; encoded by the coding sequence ATGAGCGGCGCACTCGACGGGATACTGGTGATTGCCCTGGAACAGGCGGTGGCGGCCCCCTACTGCACGGCCGAACTGGCCGCGGCCGGGGCGCGGGTCATCAAGATCGAACGGGCAGAGGGCGATTTCGCCCGCGGCTACGACCGGGCGGCAAAGGGCGACTCGTCCTATTTCGTCTGGCTGAACCAGGGCAAGGAATCGATCGCGCTCGACATCAAGCAGGAGGGCGATCTGGCACTTCTGAACCGGATGCTCGACCGCGCGGACGTGTTCGTGCAGAACCTCGCCCCCGGTGCCGCCGACCGGGCCGGCCTGTCGCCCGAGGCGCTTCAGGCGCGCAATCCGGGGCTGACCTGCGTCTCGATCTCGGGCTATGGCAGCGGGCCGGGGGTGGACGGGCTGAAGGCCTATGACCTGCTGGTGCAGGCGGAAAGCGGGCTTTCGGCGATCACCGGCGGGCCGCAGGAAATGGGGCGCGTGGGCGTCTCGATCTGCGATATCGGCGCCGGGATGACGGCCCATGCCCAGGTGCTTGAGGCGCTGATCGCGCGCGGGCGCACGGGCAAGGGCCGCACGATCGAGGTGACGCTGTTCGACGTGGCGGCGAACTGGATGGCGGTGCCGCTGATCCATACCGAATACGGGTCCGGCGCACCGACCCGGCAGGGGCTGCGGCACCCCTCCATCGCGCCCTACGGCGCCTACCAGTCATCCGACGGGGCGCTGACGCTGATCTCGATCCAGAACGAACGGGAATGGCTGCGCCTGACCCAGGAGGCGCTGGACTTGCCCGAACTGGCCAGCGATCCCCGCTTCAAGGGCAACGCCGCGCGGGTCGAAAACCGCGACGCGCTGGAGGCGGCGCTGTCGGCGCGCATCGGACAGATCAAGGCCGAGGAGTTGCGCGCCCGGCTGGCGGCGGCCTCGATCGCCTATGGCGCGGTCAACACCCCCGAGGACGTGACGCGCCACCCGGCGCTGCGGCGGCGCGATCTGACCACCTCGGGCGGCGCGGTGGTGTCAGGCCCCGCACGCGCCGTGCGCGGCGTCGAGGGCACCCGCCCCGGCCCCGCCCCGGCGATCGACGCGCAGGGGGCGGCCATCCGCAAGGAGTTCGCGGCATGA
- a CDS encoding LacI family DNA-binding transcriptional regulator — protein sequence MARKRRTTGNPTIMDVARAAGVSAITVSRALRTPERVSTDARARVNAAIRNLGYTPDPAAQALASQRSDIIGVLVPSVTNSVFLDTMRGVYEVAETSDFRVQIANTRYSQAEEERLVRLFLHQRPAALIVTGIDQSATTAKLLRAAPCPIVQITEMGPAPFDMMVGFSHSEAARAAARHLVDAGYRRIGFLGARRDARSTRRLSGFRAGLEADGLFNAARVLFAEQPSSVPLGAAQFTELLSRDPQADAVLCNNDDLALGVLFECQRRGIEVPQAFGICGFNDIAAMAVAHPSITSVRTPRREIGRQAMTMILARLADEDPGPMVRDLGFTLIQRDSTRRRPT from the coding sequence ATGGCCCGCAAGCGCCGCACGACGGGCAATCCCACGATCATGGACGTGGCGCGCGCCGCCGGGGTCAGCGCGATCACGGTCAGCCGCGCGCTGCGCACGCCGGAACGGGTTTCGACGGATGCGCGGGCGCGGGTCAACGCCGCGATCCGCAACCTGGGCTATACCCCGGACCCGGCGGCACAGGCGCTGGCGTCGCAACGCTCGGACATCATCGGGGTGCTGGTGCCTTCGGTCACAAACTCGGTGTTTCTCGACACGATGCGCGGCGTCTACGAAGTGGCCGAGACATCTGATTTCCGGGTCCAGATCGCCAACACCCGCTATTCCCAGGCCGAGGAGGAGCGCCTTGTACGGCTGTTCCTGCACCAGCGGCCCGCGGCGCTGATCGTGACCGGCATCGACCAGAGCGCCACAACGGCAAAGCTGTTGCGCGCGGCGCCCTGCCCGATCGTGCAGATCACCGAGATGGGGCCCGCGCCCTTCGACATGATGGTGGGCTTTTCCCATTCCGAGGCCGCCCGCGCCGCCGCCCGCCACCTGGTCGATGCCGGCTACAGGCGGATCGGCTTTCTTGGCGCGCGGCGCGATGCGCGGTCCACCCGCAGGCTGTCGGGCTTTCGCGCAGGGCTTGAGGCGGACGGGCTGTTCAACGCGGCACGCGTGCTGTTCGCCGAGCAGCCGTCTTCGGTGCCGCTGGGGGCGGCGCAGTTCACCGAGCTTCTGTCGCGCGACCCGCAGGCGGATGCGGTGCTGTGCAACAACGACGACCTGGCGCTGGGCGTGCTGTTCGAGTGCCAGCGCCGCGGCATCGAGGTGCCGCAGGCCTTCGGGATCTGCGGGTTCAACGACATCGCGGCGATGGCGGTGGCACATCCGTCGATCACCTCGGTCCGCACCCCGCGGCGAGAGATCGGGCGGCAGGCGATGACAATGATCCTGGCCCGCCTGGCGGACGAGGATCCGGGACCGATGGTCCGCGATCTGGGATTCACGCTGATCCAGCGTGACAGCACGAGGAGAAGACCAACATGA
- the smpB gene encoding SsrA-binding protein SmpB yields the protein MAKKPPSNVRTVAENRKARYNYAIESDLECGIVLEGSEVKSLRQGHAQITESYAEVKDGELWLVNAHIESYDKAKTFGHEERRRRKLLASRREIAKLWQGTAREGMTLVPLALYFNARGIAKVKIGVAKGKKLADKRETEKQRDWNRQKQRLLRDHG from the coding sequence ATGGCGAAAAAACCTCCCAGCAACGTGCGCACGGTCGCGGAAAACCGAAAGGCGCGCTACAATTACGCGATCGAGAGCGATCTCGAATGCGGCATCGTGCTGGAAGGATCCGAGGTCAAATCCCTGCGCCAGGGCCATGCGCAGATCACCGAAAGCTATGCCGAGGTGAAGGATGGCGAGCTGTGGCTGGTGAACGCCCACATCGAGTCCTATGACAAGGCCAAGACCTTCGGCCACGAGGAACGCCGCCGCCGGAAGCTGCTGGCCTCCAGGCGCGAGATCGCGAAGCTCTGGCAGGGAACCGCGCGCGAAGGCATGACGCTGGTGCCGCTCGCGCTCTATTTCAACGCGCGCGGGATCGCCAAGGTGAAGATCGGCGTCGCCAAGGGCAAGAAGCTGGCCGACAAGCGCGAGACGGAAAAGCAGCGCGACTGGAACCGGCAGAAGCAGCGCCTGCTGCGCGACCACGGGTAG
- the sbmA gene encoding peptide antibiotic transporter SbmA, whose translation MFESFFPRPGRFFGSALGWAILCVVLWFASASGWGEALSLGGLAGYGYPGTLVDGGNESAAAAHAAATDAAQTFWLWQYMIAAYVAFVAFWMIAVPHRWGRWSVAGSALIIFVTWFQVQLDVMINEWFGEFYDLIQVALAGDSELSAADYYGTLFTFLKIAMVFIFVAVLNNFFVSHYVFRWRTAMNDRYMAMWPRIRTIEGASQRVQEDTMRFARIMETLGTRFIDSIMTLIAFTPILWGLSSFVGELPIIGAVPQALVFTAFIWAATGTTILALAGIRLPGLEFRNQRVEAAYRKELVLGEDAPDRAAPPTVQELYANVRKNYFRLYLNYLYFDIARFGYLQAGVMVPYIALGPTVIAAGFTLGVMQQIIRAFSRVEDSFQFLVHNWSTIVELMSIYKRLKAFEQTIAGQELTGIELEPETRPA comes from the coding sequence GTGTTCGAATCCTTCTTTCCGCGGCCCGGGCGGTTCTTCGGTTCCGCACTCGGCTGGGCTATCCTGTGCGTGGTCCTGTGGTTTGCCAGCGCCAGCGGCTGGGGCGAGGCGCTGTCGCTGGGCGGACTTGCGGGCTATGGCTATCCCGGCACGCTGGTGGATGGCGGCAACGAGTCCGCCGCCGCCGCCCATGCCGCCGCCACGGACGCGGCGCAGACCTTCTGGTTGTGGCAGTACATGATCGCGGCCTATGTCGCCTTCGTCGCCTTCTGGATGATCGCCGTGCCCCACCGATGGGGCCGTTGGTCGGTGGCCGGTTCGGCGCTGATCATCTTCGTGACCTGGTTCCAGGTGCAGCTCGACGTGATGATCAACGAATGGTTCGGCGAGTTCTACGACCTGATCCAGGTGGCTCTGGCCGGCGACAGCGAGCTTTCCGCGGCCGACTACTACGGAACGCTGTTCACTTTCCTCAAGATCGCCATGGTGTTCATCTTCGTGGCGGTGCTGAACAACTTCTTCGTCAGCCATTATGTGTTCCGATGGCGCACCGCGATGAACGACCGCTACATGGCGATGTGGCCGCGCATCCGCACGATCGAAGGCGCCTCCCAGCGGGTGCAGGAGGACACGATGCGCTTCGCCCGCATCATGGAGACGCTCGGCACCCGCTTCATCGACAGCATCATGACGCTGATCGCCTTTACCCCGATCCTGTGGGGGCTGTCGTCCTTCGTGGGCGAGTTGCCCATCATCGGCGCGGTGCCGCAGGCGCTGGTCTTCACCGCCTTCATCTGGGCGGCCACCGGCACCACGATCCTGGCACTGGCCGGCATCCGGCTGCCGGGCCTGGAGTTCCGCAACCAGCGGGTCGAGGCCGCCTACCGCAAGGAGCTGGTCCTGGGCGAGGATGCGCCCGACCGCGCGGCGCCCCCGACCGTGCAGGAGCTTTATGCCAACGTCCGGAAGAACTACTTCCGGCTCTACCTCAACTATCTCTATTTCGACATCGCCCGCTTCGGCTATCTCCAGGCGGGGGTCATGGTGCCCTATATCGCGCTTGGCCCCACGGTGATCGCGGCCGGCTTCACCCTTGGCGTCATGCAGCAGATCATCCGTGCCTTCAGCCGGGTCGAGGACAGCTTCCAGTTCCTCGTGCACAACTGGTCCACGATCGTCGAGCTGATGTCGATCTACAAGCGGCTCAAGGCCTTCGAGCAGACCATCGCCGGGCAGGAGCTGACAGGGATCGAACTGGAACCCGAGACGCGGCCCGCCTGA